The Juglans regia cultivar Chandler chromosome 11, Walnut 2.0, whole genome shotgun sequence genome contains the following window.
AGGCCATGCAGTACTAGTAGTTCGGTTTAATTAGTCGGTTCAGTGTTGTGATCTCTGCAAATTACCATAAATCCCTTCATTCCAAACTAATTATAACCATCTTATaaaactttttccatttttcaaattttatatatatatatatatatatataactcttaATACATTAATTAGTACTACTTTATacttgaatattatatatatagtaattaattaatcaagcaTATATAAATCATACTTTTCCAATTATAAATTGTTAATGCATTCATTGCATCATCGtctgatctctctctttttggttTGTTCTACCCAGAAGAAGACAATCTGGCCATACTCTACTGAAGATCATTCACACGCTATTAAAAgttatttgaaaagataaaaaaaaattaggaaaaataaaagcaaaagagaaagaaagaaaaataaagtatataaaaggatttaaaaggaaaaaaaaaaaaaaaagagaatatctTTGGACGATTCATTACACTTCGATCTGAGTTCACATGCACACGAGCGAGAGgtactgtatatataattatatatatatatagtagcctTTTTTCTATCTGTAGCTGAACTCCGTTCACACTGCCGGTTGAATTAAACCGGTTAACCGTTCAAACTCTACGTATGAAAGCGTCGACTACTTTGTCGGACCATGCATTGAATAGTCTCTGGCTGTGTAAAGACCGTACAAACATTTGACCTACAATCGCCGGTCAATATTTGTTATTGCAAACCTCTGCAATATTCCCACCATCCCCTATACTATACCCacatatctctctctttctcactcaCCTCCCAACTCCAAACAACACCCCTCCCCctttctctctgatctctctctgtgatctctctctctctctctctctctctttctctctatatACAATCTTGTAAACCAGATCAACCCTACCCtatcccctctctctctatctctcacacACATAGAAGCTTCACTTTCTCTTGTCCTTGTTTTGGATGAAGGATTTTCACTTTTGAGTGAGCCATGGAGAGGAACGAGGTGATAAAGATGGAGGAGACCATTGGATCTTCGTTATTTTCTGATCATATCTCAGAAGGTTATCCATTTTCGGGCATATTTGATTTCTCTGAAGGTGAAAAGAACTCCTTAGGGTTTGTGGAGTTGTTGGGTATTCAGGACTATAGTCCATCTCTGTTTGATTCGCCACAGGCACCATCTATGGCTCCCTCGGCTCCACTTCCGGCTACTACAGTGAAAGAGTGTTCTGAGGTCCTGAATCAGCCTGCTACCCCTAACTCATCCTCGATTTCATCCGCATCGAGTGAGGCAGTAAATGATGAACAGACTAAAGCTGTAGACCAGGAAGGAGAGCAACAAGAAAAGGCCAAGAAACAGTGAGCTTTTTCTTTCCTCACTTTTCTGACTTTTGATTTTGTGTTTAGAAGGAACACAtgttagaataaataaaataaggccttttttaaaataaatttctttaattgtctTTGTTTTTCTGGAGTTTTATGTTAAATGATCCTGTGCAATAACAATGGAAGAGAACAAGctggttattttattatatgtaggTGATTTTGAAATGGACGGatttatggattttgtttttgtgtttttgaggTGCAGGTTGAAACCCAAGAAGACAAACCAGAAGAGACAGAGAGAACCGAGATTTGCGTTCATGACAAAGAGCGAGGTTGATCACCTGGAAGATGGGTACAGATGGAGGAAGTACGGTCAAAAGGCTGTGAAGAACAGCCCCTATCCTAGGTATATGCAGTCTTAACTTCAATGCTAAATGCCTTTAGCCTTATTTGCCCCCCTCCTTTTCTGGCACTTTTCTTTGTCAAAATTGATTGTTAAGATCTACtagaccaatatatatataatatatttttatggggtaggcatttttcttatttttcgtTTGTGATTTTAGGAGTTACTATCGTTGCACTACTGCCTCCTGTAATGTGAAGAAACGTGTGGAGCGATCCTTCACAGATCCAAGTATTGTTGTTACTACCTATGAAGGGAAGCACTCCCATCCAAGTCCAGTCATGCCTCGCCATAGCCTTGCCGGAGTTCCACCGGGCTCGGGGATCTCCGCCGGATATGCCGCTGCTAGCTTTGATATGCCAATGGCAAGAACCCTATCTTACTGTCAACAACTGCGCCAACCATCCTTTATCAATACCTCGTCGCCTTCGAATTTTGCTTCTGATGGTTTAATATTAAACCCTAGTGGTTTACGTCGTGACATTCGGTTTTGCACCCCGGGTTCTGCTTTTCTCAGAGATCATGGGCTTCTTCAAGACATTGTTCCCTCGCATATGCTGAAGGAAGAAGATCAGTAGAGAAGAGATCATTAACCAATTACTACTCctttttatgttgttttgttGATCACTGACTTTGTAGGAAGATGATCAGAAAGCCCCACATTCCTGGTATGCAATCTTCTTGCTGACAGGATTGGATCTTTCTTGTAGAACCCACTTCTCATTGTACACATGTACACGGATGATTGTCGCTGTTAACATGCGATTCTTCTTTATCCAGTGCAAGGACTCgtttcttaattatttagttAACTTTCTCCGTCTTTTTGGCCGGTATGTTTTGGGTGTACGTAGAGATGATAAAAATCACAGAAACTTGGCTGATTTCATtgttttgagtaatgctacggACAGTCTAGAATTGTAACGtaagtttagataattttatctttaaaattttttataaattttttataattactaagATATtcctcttaaaataatattttttcttatttaataaagaatCTGGACGTAtcttctccaaataaaattacaaatagaatttcttttcttactcttcttcttttattcttctgACCCCTCATCTTTGTCCtatatcttttgtttttattgttgaagGAATGTGCATTAATTTCATTGAGCGTACAGCAGTCGAGATTTTGAGGATTTGGGTTTTTCCGGGGAATAATTAATGTGCATGCATGGAATGGAAGCTTTCTAGCTTTTCCTTTGTCTGGGAAtccacaaaaatgaaaatgaaaatcttcAATCTTGAGAAGTTGGTATGAGAAATTAATGTGCTGTCCCTAAATATGCATGGCTGGTACAAGAGGAAAGAATGACCCAACCACTACTTACCCATATCGAGCCTGTTGAGTTAATgcctctttttttaatatttcgtATGCCATGCGACTGTGCAATCCACTAATGGATTTGATTCATTGAACAATGGAAGGGGAGGGATGTGGACCGTGATAAAAGAAAACCAGCAACACAGACACACACATGCGCAATGAAGGATTTTGGAGTGTGATTCTTTGCTTCAAGCGTGGAATAAATCCTGATAGGGATGTGGCAACTTTTGAACTTTTCATGTAAAAAAGAACGGCTCATGATTTCGGAGGTCGCATGTGACCACCCAGGCTTTTGAGATTGTCATTGCCGGGAATAT
Protein-coding sequences here:
- the LOC109007199 gene encoding WRKY transcription factor 23-like, encoding MERNEVIKMEETIGSSLFSDHISEGYPFSGIFDFSEGEKNSLGFVELLGIQDYSPSLFDSPQAPSMAPSAPLPATTVKECSEVLNQPATPNSSSISSASSEAVNDEQTKAVDQEGEQQEKAKKQLKPKKTNQKRQREPRFAFMTKSEVDHLEDGYRWRKYGQKAVKNSPYPRSYYRCTTASCNVKKRVERSFTDPSIVVTTYEGKHSHPSPVMPRHSLAGVPPGSGISAGYAAASFDMPMARTLSYCQQLRQPSFINTSSPSNFASDGLILNPSGLRRDIRFCTPGSAFLRDHGLLQDIVPSHMLKEEDQ